In Streptomyces chartreusis, the following proteins share a genomic window:
- a CDS encoding dihydrofolate reductase family protein, with the protein MRRVTYSMNVSLDGYIVGPDGGMDWGAPDEEVFRFWIEDVRAAGVHLLGRRLYEAMLYWETADQDPSLDAPRLEFAALWKALPKVVFSTTLSAVEGNARLVSGDVAKEIERLRAEPGEGDIAIGGPTLAAEVAAAGLIDEYQLMVYPVLLGGGISYFPRHERQVDLELVETRSYNSRVVYLRYRAARQDTP; encoded by the coding sequence ATGCGCAGAGTGACCTATTCGATGAACGTCTCGCTGGACGGCTACATCGTCGGCCCCGACGGCGGTATGGACTGGGGAGCGCCCGACGAGGAGGTCTTCCGCTTCTGGATCGAGGATGTGCGAGCGGCCGGCGTCCACCTGCTGGGACGACGGCTCTACGAGGCGATGCTGTACTGGGAGACGGCCGATCAGGATCCCTCGCTCGACGCTCCGAGACTGGAGTTCGCCGCGCTCTGGAAAGCGCTCCCCAAAGTGGTGTTCTCCACCACGCTGTCGGCGGTGGAGGGCAATGCCCGCCTGGTGTCCGGCGACGTGGCGAAGGAGATCGAGCGCCTGCGCGCCGAACCGGGGGAGGGGGACATCGCGATCGGCGGCCCGACTCTCGCCGCCGAGGTGGCGGCTGCGGGGCTGATCGACGAGTACCAGCTCATGGTCTACCCGGTGCTGCTCGGCGGTGGCATTTCGTACTTCCCCCGGCACGAGCGCCAGGTGGATCTCGAACTCGTCGAGACCCGCAGCTACAACTCGAGAGTCGTCTACCTCCGCTACCGGGCGGCTCGCCAGGACACGCCCTAG